The Toxorhynchites rutilus septentrionalis strain SRP chromosome 1, ASM2978413v1, whole genome shotgun sequence genome contains the following window.
CAGTCGTATCGGATGGAGCTTGTGGATCTTCAATATTTTGGTTAGTGTTATCCTCATCTATACGTTTTTTATTCTTTGGAACACACTTATTGTGCCAAATCACTGCCAAACAAGATTCACAAACTCGCATTGTATAATCCAACGGATAGGTATCTCCCAGTAAAGATATTTTCTCTATTACTGTTGATGTTAACCGACGTAATTAATTATGGTTACACTTGGGGTTGTTAATACCAGCACTGCATTTGCAATCTTTGCAAATTCTGGAGTTCACGGCTTAACTCATGTTGCTAAATTAtgtcacacttttctttgttgaattctgatgattacgcagaaacaaaataatgatATTTCTTTTCCGCCACTTTACTTTTGCTGCCGGTCACGACTGGTATTTCTCAAACAACTGCAGTCATTTTATTCATTCTTTAGCTATCTATAAAATCCATTTcttattatcatatctacagtgacttacagtgactcttaatagatacctaaatctacaactattcgatacctgaccgaccgatcaagagatttttggcagatggctattgtttgagagctgttgttgttctctgaattgaaacatcttgtatttgactacaaaaacgagctgaaaactgtactttAGCATCCAAGGGTCACCATAAATCCAGTTCTAcgtgttattgattttttctataactgtacaaaaaaaaaattcgaggaaaaatcttgaaaaagtttttgttgctcgAAGAACTTTTTTgcattaaatatgcacaagttgcaatgtatggaagagttgtacgGCACATATTTAtgtaccatttcatcaaaatcccggatgacgattttgagaaaatcgatttttttcagtgtagggtttcaaaaaaaattttttcagtattttttttctgaaaattcaattctttTCCTAGAACTCTTCCATTGTTCACTTTTTTGTAgaacttaccattttcgagtagaacaaatttataaaaaaatgatcaaaaatatttagccctttctatatgttagtctagataaattttcggaaaactaagtatagTCCAGTAAAATTAGAGTTTCACTTGTAACAAAtcaacgcccgactgactgtttagtcgttttgacggagaaactgcgtgaagaagccaaaagtcattactaaatggatacggatatagtcagtcagatagtcagctgactatcctcagttgactatgactatgcagagccctgactGCAACTAACGAAAATATATAACTCGGGGTATTATTAGGGGTGTAACTCGTGTGGGGGTGGGCGTACAAAATATTTCATAGAATCTAATTTATGTAAAATTTCACGCTCTTTAAAATTATATAAACCACTTTTATCGAAAAAAGTGATAGggagcgataaaaatgaaaaaaaaaactgcttcaGGGGGCAAAAATTTAGAGTTTTGGGAGAGAAGCACCGATCCGATTTTGTTAGACTTTTTGTATGTTGATTAGGACACCTTCACAAGCACTttggcgaaaaaaaattttttcctgCCAATTTGTTACAAGCTGAGCTCTTAAATGAGCTAATTTGACTGGActagtatgccaagttgcttaattaggtaaggtcttcacgcccagaaagtttcattaagctctgagagggtcatgccaatcccatagacgagttggcgcgaaatccgtcaaaggcaaaaaaataacattctcaCGTGATCTAGGGATTTGTTGATGACCAACATCCGACTAATGACGGCATCCGCTTGGTAGATCAATTTTCGGTCACGTTCATCGATCGGTATGTTTCTGGCCAGCCAGAAGGACAGCTTCACCGGATCACTGGGAACGCTTACAATCTTCAGGAACGCTAGATATCGATCCACTTTGGTTAACACTTCCTCCGTACCGTACTGATCGTAGACAAATTTTGGCCATACCATCGCGTGAGAGAGGAACGCCTTAAATCGATGCGAGTATTTTTTGCTGTTACAAAACGCATGACGCTTCATTAAATTAGAACAGCTGCTAAGCAACGGATCGGGCAGTAGAATCTCGGGCAGAATGAGAATATCCGCCCTTCTCCCGGGTAGATGCCTCACCGTGTGGAACCTCTGCTGGGCAATCGCCTTCAGCACTATCGACCCACTCAGATCTCGCTCACCTCGTTCGAATACTTGACATGTGACCCCATAGATGAATCGATCGGGAAAGGTCGTCCTGAATACTAAACCAAACTTGACGCCATCGGAAGGATCGTTGCAATTCAGTGTTGCAGCGTTCAAAATCATCGGCACTATCTCTCCCGGAAACACTATCGAGTTGTGGCTACAGATGGGAAGACGGTAGACCTTTCCTGGTTCTAGATAGTCCACACCTTCAACCCGTTCCAATTTGCCAAGATACTAGAACACAACAAATGATAGAAACGCTCTAGGAGTTTTTTCAACAAACACTCACAGCATGTTCCGTTGGTAGCTCAATGTTGTAAATTTCAGCCGCAGTCGATTGTTGCTGCTCGCGTGTGTGTATGTAGTCATCAAACAGTCGATCCGCATCCGATTCGTCCAGCCCATTTTCCGACGAATTACTACTGCTCGAACTGCTACTTCCACTGGTATCGTCACCGTCCATTGCTTCCGGGGCTTCTCGTTGTTGCTCGTTGGCATCCCGGATCGCTGCACCCGGAACTGCTTGCTCTCCTCCGTCTTGAATCTCCTCTTCGGCAATGGACGGTTGGACAAATCGCATCCTACCCAGCCGCTGAATGTGTCCCTCATCGCGTACTGTCGCCCTCGAGGATGATGGTTCCGCCGGGTCGATCGGAATCTCTCCCAAACGTTCCTCTGAAGATTCGTCGTTTTCCATTATGGCTTACTTTTCTAAATTTTTGATCCAACTTTTAGATAAAAGGATACTATTCTTCGGTGCTTCTCTTATACTGATTGTTGACTTTTACCCatttgttttcgttttgtttAGAGTGGGCAGTGATGCTAGTTCATTTGTATAACTTACATTTTTGCGCAACTGTTCTTATTGGAATGCTACCCAATGCCTCTTTCATTGCTATTTTCGTTTATAAAATAAAGGGTGGTGAATTGCATAATTGTAGATAATCGCGATGATTGCCTGATCACACATATCATTGTGAGAGTACCCGGCTTAGGAATTCCCATTTTGGAACACAACTGAAATCCCGACAAGCTATTTGCGTCAACGACATTGAGCACAACGACaacgatgtcaacgtttaagggggtattctagtgtagagaccagaggtgacattgcgcatttcgaaacgagtgatttttgttcgtttcgaccatttttACATGCCTTTGACCAGCAAATTTTGCTCTAGATCTAgtacaccgaaaatatgaacttgaaaaa
Protein-coding sequences here:
- the LOC129763123 gene encoding protein cereblon-like; this encodes MENDESSEERLGEIPIDPAEPSSSRATVRDEGHIQRLGRMRFVQPSIAEEEIQDGGEQAVPGAAIRDANEQQREAPEAMDGDDTSGSSSSSSSNSSENGLDESDADRLFDDYIHTREQQQSTAAEIYNIELPTEHAYLGKLERVEGVDYLEPGKVYRLPICSHNSIVFPGEIVPMILNAATLNCNDPSDGVKFGLVFRTTFPDRFIYGVTCQVFERGERDLSGSIVLKAIAQQRFHTVRHLPGRRADILILPEILLPDPLLSSCSNLMKRHAFCNSKKYSHRFKAFLSHAMVWPKFVYDQYGTEEVLTKVDRYLAFLKIVSVPSDPVKLSFWLARNIPIDERDRKLIYQADAVISRMLVINKSLDHMCYFICKRCESEIGSYNDIFAMSKQGIQTSYCNPSGYVHETLTIYKTKENSTFTVDRPSTEFSWFPGYSWQITLCANCRQHLGWRFVATKKNYLPKSFYGLSGNSIKVKSVTEVAVSEDEDNEAPSRSMEEDHIDNDEDIGIVYEVIGIVGIDAERELAIAADLPPQQEMIADDTEDEDDEEVEEDEDRFEDARE